In Gadus macrocephalus chromosome 4, ASM3116895v1, the following proteins share a genomic window:
- the trappc13 gene encoding trafficking protein particle complex subunit 13 isoform X3, producing the protein MEVNQAKQEHLLALKVMRLTKPTLFTNMPVTCEDRDLPGDLFSQLMRTDPSTIKGAEALMLGEMLTLPQNFGNIFLGETFSCYISVHNDSTKVVKDILVKADLQTSSQRLSLSASNSAVTELKPECCIDDVIHHEVKEIGTHILVCAVSYTTQFGEKLYFRKFFKFQVLKPLDVKTKFYNAETDEVFLEAQIQNITTSPMFMEKVSLEPSIMYNVTELNTVESGEEGESTFGKMSYLQPMDTRQYLYCLKPKPEYAEKAGVIKGVTVIGKLDIVWKTNLGERGRLQTSQLQRMAPGYGDIRLSLEMIPDTVNLEEPFDIICKITNCSERTMDLVLEMCNTRSVHWCGVSGRQLGKVGPSAFLSLPLKLLSSVQGLQSISGLRLTDTFLKRTYEYDDIAQVCVVCPFMNES; encoded by the exons ATGGAGGTCAATCAAGCAAAACAGGAGCATCTACTTGCATTAAAAG tgatGCGGTTGACAAAACCCACTCTCTTCACAAACATGCCAGTGACATGTGAAGATCGAGACCTTCCAG GTGATTTATTTAGTCAGCTCATGAGGACGGACCCGTCCACCATCAAAGGGGCTGAGGCGCTGATGCTGGGAGAGATGCTCACGCTACCACAGAACTTTGG AAACATCTTCCTGGGCGAGACCTTCTCGTGTTACATCAGCGTgcacaatgacagcaccaagGTGGTGAAAGACATCCTGGTCAAG GCCGACCTTCAGACCAGCTCCCAGAGACTCAGCCTCTCGGCCTCCAACTCAGCCGTCACAGAACTCAAACCTGAATGCTGTATAGATGATGTCATCCACCACGAAGTCAAAGAGATCGGGACTCATAT CCTGGTGTGTGCGGTCAGCTACACCACCCAGTTCGGGGAGAAGCTCTACTTCAGGAAGTTTTTTAAATTCCAG GTCCTCAAGCCGCTGGACGTGAAGACCAAGTTCTACAACGCCGAG ACAGATGAGGTGTTCCTGGAGGCCCAGATCCAGAACATCACCACCTCGCCCATGTTCATGGAGAAGGTGTCCCTGGAGCCCTCCATCATGTACAACGTGACGGAGCTCAACACCGTGGAGAGCGGGGAAGAAGG CGAGTCCACGTTCGGCAAGATGTCGTACCTGCAGCCCATGGACACACGTCAGTACCTGTACTGCCTGAAGCCCAAGCCCGAGTACGCCGAGAAGGCGGGCGTCATCAAGGGCGTGACGGTGATCGGCAAGCTGGACATCGTGTGGAAGACCAACCTGGGGGAGCGCGGCCGGCTGCAGACCAGCCAGCTGCAGCGCATG GCTCCGGGCTATGGGGACATCAGGCTGTCTCTGGAGATGATTCCTGACACCGTGAACCTTGAGGAGCCCTTTgacatcatctgcaaaatcaCCAACTGCAG TGAGCGGACGATGGACCTGGTGCTGGAGATGTGCAACACAAGGTCGGTCCACTGGTGCGGCGTGTCGGGCCGACAGCTGGGGAAGGTGGGCCCCAGCGCCTTCCTGTCCCTACCGCTGAAGCTCCTGTCCTCCGTCCAGGGCCTGCAG AGTATCTCTGGACTGCGGCTCACTGATACCTTTCTGAAGAGGACTTATGAATATGATGATATAGCGCAAGTCTGTGTGGTTTGTCCATTTATGAATGAGAGCTag
- the trappc13 gene encoding trafficking protein particle complex subunit 13 isoform X1, which translates to MEVNQAKQEHLLALKVMRLTKPTLFTNMPVTCEDRDLPGDLFSQLMRTDPSTIKGAEALMLGEMLTLPQNFGNIFLGETFSCYISVHNDSTKVVKDILVKADLQTSSQRLSLSASNSAVTELKPECCIDDVIHHEVKEIGTHILVCAVSYTTQFGEKLYFRKFFKFQVLKPLDVKTKFYNAESDLSSVTDEVFLEAQIQNITTSPMFMEKVSLEPSIMYNVTELNTVESGEEGESTFGKMSYLQPMDTRQYLYCLKPKPEYAEKAGVIKGVTVIGKLDIVWKTNLGERGRLQTSQLQRMAPGYGDIRLSLEMIPDTVNLEEPFDIICKITNCSERTMDLVLEMCNTRSVHWCGVSGRQLGKVGPSAFLSLPLKLLSSVQGLQSISGLRLTDTFLKRTYEYDDIAQVCVVCPFMNES; encoded by the exons ATGGAGGTCAATCAAGCAAAACAGGAGCATCTACTTGCATTAAAAG tgatGCGGTTGACAAAACCCACTCTCTTCACAAACATGCCAGTGACATGTGAAGATCGAGACCTTCCAG GTGATTTATTTAGTCAGCTCATGAGGACGGACCCGTCCACCATCAAAGGGGCTGAGGCGCTGATGCTGGGAGAGATGCTCACGCTACCACAGAACTTTGG AAACATCTTCCTGGGCGAGACCTTCTCGTGTTACATCAGCGTgcacaatgacagcaccaagGTGGTGAAAGACATCCTGGTCAAG GCCGACCTTCAGACCAGCTCCCAGAGACTCAGCCTCTCGGCCTCCAACTCAGCCGTCACAGAACTCAAACCTGAATGCTGTATAGATGATGTCATCCACCACGAAGTCAAAGAGATCGGGACTCATAT CCTGGTGTGTGCGGTCAGCTACACCACCCAGTTCGGGGAGAAGCTCTACTTCAGGAAGTTTTTTAAATTCCAG GTCCTCAAGCCGCTGGACGTGAAGACCAAGTTCTACAACGCCGAG aGTGACCTCAGTTCTGTG ACAGATGAGGTGTTCCTGGAGGCCCAGATCCAGAACATCACCACCTCGCCCATGTTCATGGAGAAGGTGTCCCTGGAGCCCTCCATCATGTACAACGTGACGGAGCTCAACACCGTGGAGAGCGGGGAAGAAGG CGAGTCCACGTTCGGCAAGATGTCGTACCTGCAGCCCATGGACACACGTCAGTACCTGTACTGCCTGAAGCCCAAGCCCGAGTACGCCGAGAAGGCGGGCGTCATCAAGGGCGTGACGGTGATCGGCAAGCTGGACATCGTGTGGAAGACCAACCTGGGGGAGCGCGGCCGGCTGCAGACCAGCCAGCTGCAGCGCATG GCTCCGGGCTATGGGGACATCAGGCTGTCTCTGGAGATGATTCCTGACACCGTGAACCTTGAGGAGCCCTTTgacatcatctgcaaaatcaCCAACTGCAG TGAGCGGACGATGGACCTGGTGCTGGAGATGTGCAACACAAGGTCGGTCCACTGGTGCGGCGTGTCGGGCCGACAGCTGGGGAAGGTGGGCCCCAGCGCCTTCCTGTCCCTACCGCTGAAGCTCCTGTCCTCCGTCCAGGGCCTGCAG AGTATCTCTGGACTGCGGCTCACTGATACCTTTCTGAAGAGGACTTATGAATATGATGATATAGCGCAAGTCTGTGTGGTTTGTCCATTTATGAATGAGAGCTag
- the trappc13 gene encoding trafficking protein particle complex subunit 13 isoform X2, translating to MEVNQAKQEHLLALKVMRLTKPTLFTNMPVTCEDRDLPGDLFSQLMRTDPSTIKGAEALMLGEMLTLPQNFGNIFLGETFSCYISVHNDSTKVVKDILVKADLQTSSQRLSLSASNSAVTELKPECCIDDVIHHEVKEIGTHILVCAVSYTTQFGEKLYFRKFFKFQVLKPLDVKTKFYNAESDLSSVTDEVFLEAQIQNITTSPMFMEKVSLEPSIMYNVTELNTVESGEEGESTFGKMSYLQPMDTRQYLYCLKPKPEYAEKAGVIKGVTVIGKLDIVWKTNLGERGRLQTSQLQRMAPGYGDIRLSLEMIPDTVNLEEPFDIICKITNCRRRTMDLVLEMCNTRSVHWCGVSGRQLGKVGPSAFLSLPLKLLSSVQGLQSISGLRLTDTFLKRTYEYDDIAQVCVVCPFMNES from the exons ATGGAGGTCAATCAAGCAAAACAGGAGCATCTACTTGCATTAAAAG tgatGCGGTTGACAAAACCCACTCTCTTCACAAACATGCCAGTGACATGTGAAGATCGAGACCTTCCAG GTGATTTATTTAGTCAGCTCATGAGGACGGACCCGTCCACCATCAAAGGGGCTGAGGCGCTGATGCTGGGAGAGATGCTCACGCTACCACAGAACTTTGG AAACATCTTCCTGGGCGAGACCTTCTCGTGTTACATCAGCGTgcacaatgacagcaccaagGTGGTGAAAGACATCCTGGTCAAG GCCGACCTTCAGACCAGCTCCCAGAGACTCAGCCTCTCGGCCTCCAACTCAGCCGTCACAGAACTCAAACCTGAATGCTGTATAGATGATGTCATCCACCACGAAGTCAAAGAGATCGGGACTCATAT CCTGGTGTGTGCGGTCAGCTACACCACCCAGTTCGGGGAGAAGCTCTACTTCAGGAAGTTTTTTAAATTCCAG GTCCTCAAGCCGCTGGACGTGAAGACCAAGTTCTACAACGCCGAG aGTGACCTCAGTTCTGTG ACAGATGAGGTGTTCCTGGAGGCCCAGATCCAGAACATCACCACCTCGCCCATGTTCATGGAGAAGGTGTCCCTGGAGCCCTCCATCATGTACAACGTGACGGAGCTCAACACCGTGGAGAGCGGGGAAGAAGG CGAGTCCACGTTCGGCAAGATGTCGTACCTGCAGCCCATGGACACACGTCAGTACCTGTACTGCCTGAAGCCCAAGCCCGAGTACGCCGAGAAGGCGGGCGTCATCAAGGGCGTGACGGTGATCGGCAAGCTGGACATCGTGTGGAAGACCAACCTGGGGGAGCGCGGCCGGCTGCAGACCAGCCAGCTGCAGCGCATG GCTCCGGGCTATGGGGACATCAGGCTGTCTCTGGAGATGATTCCTGACACCGTGAACCTTGAGGAGCCCTTTgacatcatctgcaaaatcaCCAACTGCAGGCGA CGGACGATGGACCTGGTGCTGGAGATGTGCAACACAAGGTCGGTCCACTGGTGCGGCGTGTCGGGCCGACAGCTGGGGAAGGTGGGCCCCAGCGCCTTCCTGTCCCTACCGCTGAAGCTCCTGTCCTCCGTCCAGGGCCTGCAG AGTATCTCTGGACTGCGGCTCACTGATACCTTTCTGAAGAGGACTTATGAATATGATGATATAGCGCAAGTCTGTGTGGTTTGTCCATTTATGAATGAGAGCTag
- the sgtb gene encoding small glutamine-rich tetratricopeptide repeat-containing protein beta, with product MATEKRLAFSIVQFLRDHAHCGSLNSDEQESIEVAIQCLETTFKVSSTDCHLAVPQTLPEIFKSSLLKNDNMTLPKTLPPPKDIEMAEQLKNDGNNHMKEENYSRAMECYSQAIDLDLRNAVYYCNRAAAHSKLGNYTEATGDCERAIGIDPSYSKAYGRMGLALTAMSKYPEAISYFKKALVLDPENDTYKSNLKIAEQKQREASGPIVAGLGFDMASLINNPAFISMAASVMQNQQVQQLMSGMMTNAVGGPGPGGLTDISSLIEAGQQFAQQIQQQSPELIEQLRNHIRSRSFSGSAEEHS from the exons ATGGCAACGGAGAAGCGCCTAGCGTTTTCTATTGTGCAGTTTCTGCGAGATCACGCTCACTGTGGCAGCCTGAACTCAGACGAGCAGGAGAGCATTGAAG TTGCAATTCAATGTTTGGAGACCACCTTCAAAGTCAGTTCCACTGACTGCCACCTGGCAGTCCCACAGACCCTACCAGAGATATTTAAAAGTTCCCTGCTCAAG AATGACAACATGACCTTACCCAAGACGTTACCGCCCCCGAAAGACATTGAAATGGCAGAGCAGCTCAAGAATGACG GAAACAACCACATGAAGGAGGAGAACTACAGCCGTGCCATGGAGTGCTACAGCCAAGCCATCGACCTGGACCTCAGGAACGCAGTTTACTACTGCAATAG GGCTGCGGCTCACAGTAAGCTGGGGAACTACACAGAGGCCACGGGGGATTGCGAGCGCGCCATCGGGATCGACCCCAGCTACAGCAAGGCCTACGGACGCATGGG GCTGGCTCTGACGGCCATGAGCAAGTATCCCGAAGCCATTTCCTACTTTAAGAAAGCGTTGGTATTGGATCCTGAAAACGATACCTACAAATCCAACTTAAAAATAGCCGAGCAGAAGCAGAGGGAGGCCAGCGGTCCA ATAGTTGCGGGGCTTGGATTCGACATGGCGAGTTTGATAAACAACCCGGCCTTCATCAGTATG GCCGCTAGCGTGATGCAGAACCAGCAAGTCCAACAGCT TATGTCAGGCATGATGACCAATGCGGTGGGGGGTCCGGGACCAGGGGGGCTGACCGACATCTCCAGCCTGATTGAAGC AGGACAGCAGTTTGCCCAGCAGATCCAGCAGCAGAGCCCCGAGCTGATCGAGCAGCTGAGGAACCACATCCGGAGCCGCTCCTTCAGCGGGAGCGCAGAGGAACACTCATGA